In one Pseudomonadota bacterium genomic region, the following are encoded:
- the pth gene encoding aminoacyl-tRNA hydrolase, which translates to MQLFVGLGNPGAKYAQNRHNIGWMAVDRIAEDHGFGPWRGKFQGAVSEGMLGEQKILLLKPETFMNKSGQSVGEALRFYKLGPGDVTVFHDELDLAPGKLKVKRGGGHAGHNGLRSLHAHIGEDYARVRLGIGHPGHKDAVPGYVLRDFPKADGAWLDDLMRGISGGAADLAQGDAGRFMNAVSLRTAPPRSGGGKAGQKPAQKPDQKPKGEAAPEPTPAAEAAPRSPLQRLVDRFK; encoded by the coding sequence ATGCAGCTCTTCGTCGGTCTCGGCAACCCGGGAGCCAAATACGCGCAGAACCGGCACAATATCGGCTGGATGGCCGTGGACCGGATCGCCGAGGATCACGGCTTTGGTCCCTGGCGGGGCAAGTTCCAGGGCGCGGTGTCCGAGGGCATGCTGGGAGAGCAGAAGATCCTGCTCCTGAAGCCGGAGACCTTCATGAACAAGTCCGGCCAGAGCGTGGGAGAGGCGCTCCGCTTCTACAAGCTCGGGCCCGGGGACGTGACCGTCTTTCACGACGAGCTTGATCTCGCCCCCGGCAAGCTCAAGGTGAAGCGGGGCGGGGGCCATGCGGGCCATAACGGGCTCCGTTCGCTCCATGCCCATATCGGCGAAGACTATGCCCGCGTGCGGCTGGGGATCGGGCATCCGGGCCACAAGGACGCGGTGCCGGGATACGTGCTCCGCGATTTCCCGAAGGCCGACGGGGCATGGCTCGACGACCTGATGCGGGGAATTTCTGGTGGCGCGGCAGATCTCGCGCAGGGCGATGCCGGGCGTTTCATGAACGCGGTCTCGCTGCGCACGGCGCCCCCGCGCTCCGGCGGCGGCAAGGCAGGGCAGAAGCCGGCGCAGAAGCCTGACCAAAAGCCGAAGGGAGAGGCCGCCCCCGAGCCCACGCCCGCGGCGGAGGCCGCGCCGCGCTCGCCGCTCCAGAGGCTCGTGGACCGGTTCAAGTGA
- a CDS encoding 50S ribosomal protein L11 methyltransferase, translating into MPTFTALTTLSGQDRAEALGAALERLDPAPTGVGVFEVEDESGLWEVGGYFTETPDAAGLDLLAAAFDAKPFAVSELPEVDWVAHVRRELAPVTAGRFFVYGSHDADKIPEAAEPLLIEAAMAFGTGHHGTTKGCLEAFDRLLSSEPALSRVADIGCGTAVLAMAAARVLPEAVILAADIDAVAVEVAEANVIANGLSGRVSCIEAAGFDHDTLDAAAPYDLVFANILKGPLIDLAPAMAAHVAPRGHVILSGILVNQADDVASVYARHGFNPVHRAEIVEWCTLTLRR; encoded by the coding sequence ATGCCCACCTTCACCGCGCTCACCACGCTTTCAGGCCAAGACCGCGCGGAGGCGCTCGGCGCGGCGCTAGAGCGGCTCGATCCCGCGCCCACGGGCGTGGGCGTCTTCGAGGTGGAGGACGAGAGCGGGCTCTGGGAGGTCGGCGGATACTTCACGGAAACACCGGATGCAGCAGGCCTTGATCTGCTTGCGGCCGCCTTTGACGCGAAGCCCTTCGCGGTCAGCGAATTGCCGGAGGTGGACTGGGTCGCCCATGTCCGCCGGGAGCTCGCCCCCGTTACGGCCGGGCGCTTCTTCGTCTACGGCTCCCACGACGCCGACAAGATCCCCGAGGCCGCCGAGCCGCTCCTCATCGAGGCGGCGATGGCCTTCGGGACCGGCCATCACGGGACGACGAAAGGCTGCCTTGAAGCCTTCGACCGGCTTCTGAGCTCGGAACCCGCACTGTCCCGCGTGGCCGATATCGGCTGCGGCACGGCCGTGCTGGCCATGGCCGCCGCCCGCGTTCTGCCGGAGGCCGTGATCCTCGCCGCGGATATCGATGCCGTGGCGGTGGAGGTGGCGGAGGCCAACGTCATCGCCAACGGGCTCTCGGGCCGTGTCTCCTGTATCGAGGCGGCGGGCTTTGACCATGACACGCTCGACGCGGCCGCGCCCTATGACCTCGTTTTCGCCAACATCCTCAAGGGGCCGCTGATCGATCTCGCCCCGGCCATGGCAGCCCATGTCGCCCCTCGCGGGCACGTGATTCTTTCGGGAATTCTCGTGAATCAGGCCGATGACGTGGCGTCAGTTTATGCACGGCACGGCTTCAATCCCGTGCATCGCGCGGAGATTGTCGAATGGTGCACGCTTACGTTGCGCCGATGA
- the tolQ gene encoding protein TolQ, whose translation MEAAADFSMWGLFARATITVQVVMIMLIVASGWAWAIIINKSLQYRRARRQAAIFDGAFWSGEPLDELFDQMNMAPKGASETIFAAGMMEWRRSHKEDGGLIPGAQSRIDRSMDVAISKEADTLQKGLPILATVGSVAPFVGLFGTVWGIMNAFIEIAEQQNTSLAVVAPGIAEALLATGLGLLAAIPAVIFYNKYAADADRIVAGYESFADEFATILSRQLDS comes from the coding sequence ATGGAAGCAGCAGCGGATTTCTCCATGTGGGGGCTCTTTGCCCGTGCCACGATCACCGTGCAGGTGGTCATGATCATGCTCATCGTGGCGTCGGGCTGGGCCTGGGCCATCATCATCAACAAGTCACTTCAGTATCGCCGCGCGCGGCGGCAGGCGGCGATCTTCGATGGGGCGTTCTGGTCGGGCGAGCCGCTCGACGAACTCTTCGACCAGATGAACATGGCCCCGAAGGGCGCCTCGGAGACGATCTTCGCTGCCGGCATGATGGAATGGCGCAGGTCACACAAGGAGGATGGCGGGCTCATCCCCGGCGCGCAGTCCCGGATCGACCGCTCCATGGATGTGGCGATCTCCAAGGAGGCTGACACGCTCCAGAAAGGGCTGCCGATCCTGGCGACGGTCGGCTCGGTCGCGCCCTTCGTGGGCCTCTTCGGCACGGTTTGGGGCATCATGAACGCCTTCATCGAGATCGCCGAGCAGCAGAACACGTCGCTCGCTGTCGTGGCGCCGGGCATTGCGGAGGCTCTCTTGGCCACCGGGCTCGGCCTGCTCGCGGCCATCCCGGCGGTGATCTTCTACAATAAGTATGCCGCCGACGCGGATCGCATCGTGGCGGGCTACGAGTCCTTCGCCGACGAATTCGCCACCATCCTGTCGCGCCAGTTGGACAGCTGA
- the ruvA gene encoding Holliday junction branch migration protein RuvA has product MIGRIAGRLEYRGDDHVLIDVRGVGYLVTCSERTLAALPAAGEAVALYTDLLVREDVLQLFGFLSLTEKEWHRLLTSVQGIGAKASMAILGALGGDGAGRAIALGDWSAIATAKGVGPKTAQRVVNELKDKAPSVMALGEPAPNEVLAEAPARVAAAATTPRDSGAQAAALSALKNLDYSPGEAAQAVAQAAGEGAETEADLIRAALKLLAPKG; this is encoded by the coding sequence ATGATCGGACGCATCGCCGGGCGGCTCGAATACCGCGGCGATGACCACGTGCTCATCGACGTGCGCGGCGTGGGCTACCTCGTCACCTGTTCGGAGCGGACGCTCGCCGCGCTGCCTGCCGCGGGGGAGGCCGTGGCGCTCTATACCGATCTCCTCGTGCGCGAGGACGTGCTGCAGCTCTTCGGCTTCCTGAGCCTGACGGAAAAGGAATGGCATCGGCTCCTGACCTCGGTGCAGGGCATCGGGGCCAAGGCCTCCATGGCGATCCTCGGGGCGCTCGGCGGCGACGGGGCGGGCCGCGCCATCGCGCTGGGCGATTGGAGCGCCATCGCCACCGCCAAGGGCGTGGGCCCGAAGACGGCGCAGCGCGTCGTCAACGAACTCAAGGACAAGGCGCCCTCGGTCATGGCCCTGGGCGAGCCTGCGCCTAACGAAGTGCTCGCCGAAGCGCCTGCCCGGGTCGCCGCTGCCGCCACCACGCCTCGCGACAGCGGCGCCCAGGCGGCCGCGCTTTCCGCGCTGAAGAACCTCGATTACAGCCCCGGCGAAGCGGCGCAGGCCGTGGCGCAGGCCGCCGGTGAAGGCGCCGAGACCGAGGCCGACCTCATACGCGCCGCGCTCAAGCTCCTGGCGCCGAAGGGATGA
- a CDS encoding DUF1127 domain-containing protein, giving the protein MAAYDTARPLAHATHAAGLLNPVWAAFDAFAAWREAARTRRVLKGLSTHQLNDIGVTTSDDIDLFLTKYR; this is encoded by the coding sequence ATGGCCGCATACGACACCGCCCGCCCGCTCGCCCACGCCACCCACGCCGCCGGATTGCTCAATCCTGTCTGGGCCGCGTTCGACGCCTTCGCCGCATGGCGCGAAGCCGCCCGCACCCGCCGGGTGCTCAAGGGCCTCAGCACCCATCAGCTCAACGATATCGGCGTGACCACGTCCGACGATATCGACCTCTTCCTCACGAAATACCGCTGA
- the tolR gene encoding protein TolR codes for MGASVSSGGGGGGGERQGRRKRRSRARPMSEINVTPFVDVMMVLLIIFMVAAPLMTVGVPVELPQTSAGALPTESEEPLTVTLTADGRIIIQTTEVPEAEFLTRLRGIAQERADNKVFLRADGAIPYERVVQVMGALNNGGFSDIGLVTDLGGPSFEVEDG; via the coding sequence ATGGGCGCGAGTGTTTCATCGGGTGGAGGCGGAGGCGGCGGCGAGCGCCAGGGGCGGCGGAAGCGCCGCTCCCGCGCGCGGCCCATGTCGGAGATTAACGTGACGCCCTTCGTGGACGTCATGATGGTGCTGCTCATCATCTTCATGGTGGCGGCCCCCCTCATGACGGTGGGCGTGCCTGTGGAGCTGCCGCAGACCTCCGCTGGCGCGCTGCCCACCGAAAGCGAGGAGCCCCTGACCGTCACGCTCACAGCTGATGGACGCATCATCATCCAGACGACCGAAGTGCCCGAGGCCGAGTTCCTGACGCGCCTCAGGGGCATCGCGCAGGAGCGGGCCGACAACAAGGTCTTCCTCCGCGCGGACGGGGCCATCCCCTACGAACGGGTCGTGCAGGTCATGGGCGCGCTCAACAATGGTGGTTTCAGCGATATCGGCCTCGTGACCGACCTGGGCGGCCCGAGCTTCGAAGTCGAGGATGGCTAG
- the ruvB gene encoding Holliday junction branch migration DNA helicase RuvB, whose product MSEPDPTLRGERRPDDADRALRPQVLDDFIGQRAARANLKVFIESARQRGEAMDHALFHGPPGLGKTTLAQIMARELGVNFRMTSGPVLAKAGDLAAILTNLEARDVLFIDEIHRLNPVVEEVLYPAMEDFELDLVIGEGPAARTVRIELQPFTLVGATTRLGLLTTPLRDRFGIPTRLEFYSTEELHKIVTRGAALLGVEAEPDGAREIATRARGTPRIAGRLLRRVVDFAVVEGGGRITRAVADHALTRLGVDALGLDGADRRYLSLIAESYQGGPVGVETLSAALSESRDALEEVIEPYLLQQGLIQRTPRGRMLAPRAWSHLGLEAPGGASDLFR is encoded by the coding sequence ATGAGCGAGCCCGATCCCACCCTCCGCGGCGAGCGCCGCCCGGACGACGCGGACCGCGCGCTGCGCCCGCAGGTGCTGGACGACTTCATCGGTCAGCGCGCGGCGCGGGCCAATCTCAAGGTCTTCATCGAAAGCGCGCGGCAGCGTGGCGAGGCCATGGACCACGCGCTCTTTCACGGCCCTCCGGGCCTCGGCAAGACGACGCTCGCCCAGATCATGGCGCGCGAGCTCGGGGTGAATTTCCGCATGACGAGCGGCCCGGTGCTGGCGAAAGCGGGTGATCTGGCCGCGATCCTCACCAATCTCGAGGCGCGCGACGTCCTCTTCATCGATGAGATCCACCGCCTCAACCCCGTGGTGGAAGAGGTGCTTTACCCCGCCATGGAGGATTTCGAGCTCGACCTCGTGATCGGCGAGGGGCCCGCGGCCCGCACCGTGCGCATAGAGCTCCAGCCCTTCACGCTTGTGGGCGCCACCACGCGCCTCGGCCTCCTGACGACACCGCTTCGCGATCGCTTCGGGATCCCCACGCGCCTCGAATTCTATTCCACCGAAGAGCTGCACAAGATCGTGACGCGCGGGGCAGCGCTCCTGGGCGTCGAGGCCGAGCCGGACGGCGCGCGGGAGATCGCCACCCGGGCCCGCGGCACGCCGCGCATCGCAGGTCGTCTTCTGCGCCGCGTCGTGGATTTCGCCGTCGTCGAAGGCGGCGGGCGCATCACCCGCGCGGTGGCCGACCACGCGCTCACGCGGCTCGGCGTGGATGCCCTGGGTCTCGATGGCGCAGACCGGCGCTACCTCTCGCTCATTGCCGAAAGCTATCAGGGCGGGCCCGTGGGGGTCGAAACGCTCTCCGCCGCGCTCTCTGAGAGCCGCGACGCGCTCGAGGAGGTGATCGAGCCCTATCTCTTGCAGCAGGGCCTTATCCAGCGCACGCCGCGTGGCCGCATGTTGGCACCCCGCGCGTGGTCTCACCTGGGCCTCGAAGCGCCCGGCGGCGCCTCCGATCTCTTTCGCTGA
- the msrA gene encoding peptide-methionine (S)-S-oxide reductase MsrA has product MFGLMFKTPEMVSADAALPGRAQPIPTAAEHFVTGVPLKGEVPEGMEVAIFGMGCFWGVERMFWGLDGVHVTAVGYAAGFTPNATYEEVCSGRTGHNEVVRVVYDPAVISYEALLKVFWEGHDPTQGMRQGNDRGTQYRSGIYVTSDAQKAAAEASRTAFAPRLEASGYGPITTEILDAPEFYYAEDYHQQYLAKNPNGYCGIGGTGVSCPIGTGA; this is encoded by the coding sequence ATGTTCGGATTGATGTTCAAGACCCCCGAGATGGTGAGCGCGGACGCCGCCCTGCCGGGCCGGGCGCAGCCCATCCCCACGGCCGCCGAGCACTTCGTCACCGGTGTGCCGCTCAAGGGCGAAGTGCCTGAGGGCATGGAGGTCGCCATCTTCGGCATGGGCTGCTTCTGGGGCGTGGAGCGGATGTTCTGGGGCCTCGACGGGGTCCATGTCACCGCCGTGGGCTACGCCGCGGGTTTCACGCCCAACGCCACCTACGAGGAGGTCTGCAGTGGCCGCACGGGACACAACGAGGTGGTGCGCGTGGTCTATGATCCTGCGGTCATCTCCTACGAGGCGCTCCTCAAGGTTTTCTGGGAAGGGCACGACCCCACGCAGGGGATGCGGCAGGGCAATGACCGGGGCACGCAGTACCGCTCCGGCATCTACGTGACGAGCGACGCGCAAAAAGCGGCCGCAGAGGCCTCCCGCACGGCCTTTGCGCCGCGGCTCGAGGCGTCCGGCTACGGCCCGATCACGACAGAGATCCTCGATGCGCCGGAGTTTTACTACGCCGAGGATTATCACCAGCAGTACCTCGCCAAGAACCCCAACGGCTATTGCGGCATCGGCGGCACGGGCGTGAGCTGCCCGATCGGCACCGGCGCCTAG
- a CDS encoding DUF2332 family protein — translation MTPALEAAFAEQAAACDTLGSPFMARMLPRALGAVPAGSALAARLEAFDPARLGPSADSVPLRLAGALHHVHLSRACPALSAVYPPAEASAAALSDGLAAAFATAEAAILARLESPPQTNEVRRASVLIAAGHWLTARFGRPLILSELGCSAGLNLNWDFFRLTAAGQGLGPVGSPVKLAPDWRGIPPHPCPAYVAEARGVDLRPIDVTEPAAELRLLSYLWPDQAERLALTRAAIGLMKAPDTEAVLDAGDALAWLPGRLAGRVGHCHMIYSTVAWQYLPEAAQADGAAMIAEAGAHATPDAPLAWFRMENDGPKPGAGLTMRLWPGDETLDFGRADFHGRWVDWRAPDPAPSAAR, via the coding sequence GTGACCCCGGCGCTGGAGGCGGCCTTCGCCGAGCAGGCGGCGGCGTGCGACACGCTGGGGTCGCCCTTCATGGCGCGCATGCTGCCTCGCGCGCTTGGCGCGGTCCCGGCGGGGAGCGCCCTCGCCGCGCGGCTCGAAGCGTTCGACCCTGCCCGGCTCGGGCCTTCGGCAGACTCCGTCCCGCTCCGTCTCGCGGGCGCGCTGCATCACGTGCATCTCTCCAGGGCCTGTCCGGCGCTGAGCGCGGTCTATCCACCCGCGGAAGCCTCCGCCGCGGCGCTGTCCGATGGCCTTGCGGCCGCCTTCGCCACGGCCGAGGCGGCCATTCTCGCGCGGCTTGAAAGCCCGCCCCAGACCAACGAGGTGCGCCGCGCCTCCGTCCTGATCGCGGCCGGGCACTGGCTCACCGCGCGCTTCGGCCGTCCGCTCATCCTCTCGGAGCTCGGCTGCTCCGCGGGGCTCAATCTCAACTGGGATTTCTTTCGGCTGACGGCTGCGGGGCAGGGACTCGGGCCGGTGGGATCGCCCGTAAAGCTCGCGCCGGACTGGCGTGGGATCCCGCCGCATCCTTGCCCGGCCTACGTAGCAGAGGCGAGGGGCGTGGACCTGCGCCCCATCGACGTCACCGAGCCGGCGGCGGAGCTGCGCCTGCTCTCGTACCTCTGGCCAGACCAGGCAGAGCGTCTCGCGCTCACGCGCGCGGCCATCGGGCTCATGAAGGCGCCTGACACCGAAGCGGTCCTCGATGCAGGCGATGCGCTGGCCTGGCTGCCGGGGCGGTTGGCCGGGCGGGTGGGGCATTGTCACATGATCTACTCGACGGTGGCGTGGCAATATCTGCCGGAGGCTGCGCAGGCGGACGGCGCGGCCATGATCGCGGAGGCTGGCGCGCACGCCACGCCCGATGCGCCTCTCGCCTGGTTCAGGATGGAAAACGATGGCCCGAAGCCCGGCGCGGGCCTCACGATGCGCCTTTGGCCCGGGGACGAGACGCTCGATTTCGGCCGTGCCGATTTCCACGGGCGCTGGGTCGATTGGCGCGCGCCGGACCCTGCGCCCTCCGCTGCCCGCTGA
- the tolB gene encoding Tol-Pal system beta propeller repeat protein TolB codes for MRFLLAIVLLWAASLAQAQQGPLRLELTEGVIEPLTFAIPTFEAESPAAGRLAQDVSRVIAADLTGTGLFREIPQTSFIAQRAAFAAPVRFPDWRAINAQAMVTGAVNVDSAGRVTVKFRIYDVFSGQELGTGQQLVGTEGGWRRMAHKVADQVYARITGESPYFDSRVVFVSESGPKGNRRQRIGIMDYDGANVQFLTDSSAIVLNPRFSPTGDRILYTSYETGFPQIFVLDVATVGRRSLDVGDGSMGFAPRFAPSGQRAVYSLEQGGNTDLYTIDLGSGNRQRLTSAPSIETAPSFSPDGRQIVFESDRSGTQQLYVMPAGGGEARRISFGDGRYSTPVWSPRGDLIAFTKQISGRFAIGVMRVDGSEERLLSASPLDEGPTWSPNGRVIMFTRETLGETGAPSIYSVDITGRNLKRVDTSGAASDPAWGPLQP; via the coding sequence ATGCGGTTTTTGTTGGCGATTGTCCTTTTGTGGGCGGCGAGCCTCGCACAGGCGCAGCAGGGGCCGCTTCGGCTGGAGCTGACCGAGGGCGTGATCGAGCCTCTGACCTTCGCGATCCCCACGTTTGAGGCCGAGAGCCCTGCGGCGGGGCGTCTCGCGCAGGATGTGAGCCGGGTCATCGCCGCCGATCTCACCGGCACGGGGCTCTTCCGCGAGATCCCGCAGACGTCCTTCATCGCGCAACGCGCGGCCTTTGCGGCGCCCGTCCGCTTTCCGGATTGGCGGGCGATCAACGCGCAGGCCATGGTCACCGGGGCCGTCAACGTCGACAGCGCCGGGCGCGTCACGGTCAAGTTCCGCATCTACGACGTGTTCTCAGGTCAGGAGCTCGGCACGGGTCAGCAGCTCGTCGGCACCGAGGGCGGCTGGCGGCGCATGGCGCACAAGGTGGCCGATCAGGTCTATGCGCGGATCACGGGAGAGTCGCCCTATTTCGACAGCCGCGTCGTCTTCGTGTCCGAGAGCGGGCCCAAGGGGAACCGTCGCCAGCGCATCGGGATCATGGATTACGATGGCGCGAACGTGCAGTTCCTGACGGACTCGAGCGCCATCGTGCTCAACCCGCGCTTCTCGCCCACGGGCGACCGGATCCTCTACACCTCCTATGAGACGGGCTTTCCGCAGATCTTCGTGCTCGACGTGGCCACCGTGGGCCGCCGCTCGCTCGACGTGGGGGACGGCTCCATGGGCTTTGCACCGCGCTTCGCGCCGTCGGGGCAGCGCGCGGTCTACAGCCTCGAGCAGGGCGGCAACACCGACCTCTATACGATCGACCTCGGCTCCGGGAACCGCCAGCGCCTCACCTCCGCGCCCTCCATCGAAACCGCGCCGAGCTTCAGCCCCGATGGCCGCCAGATCGTCTTCGAGAGCGACCGCTCCGGCACCCAGCAGCTCTACGTCATGCCCGCCGGTGGCGGCGAGGCGCGGCGCATCTCCTTCGGCGACGGGCGCTATTCGACCCCCGTATGGTCGCCCCGGGGCGATCTGATCGCCTTCACCAAGCAGATCAGCGGGCGCTTCGCCATCGGGGTGATGCGCGTGGACGGCTCCGAGGAGCGCCTGCTCTCCGCCTCGCCCCTCGATGAAGGTCCCACTTGGAGCCCCAATGGCCGCGTGATCATGTTCACCCGCGAGACGCTGGGCGAGACGGGCGCGCCCTCGATCTATTCGGTGGACATTACCGGACGTAACCTGAAGCGCGTGGACACGTCCGGCGCGGCCTCCGATCCTGCCTGGGGCCCGCTTCAGCCGTAA
- a CDS encoding YbgC/FadM family acyl-CoA thioesterase: MTHSFPLTVYYEDTDMGGIVYHANFLKFIERARSTWVAELGVDQLALAAAGTVFVVRRIESDFLAPARLGDVLDVRSSVAEATGVRWLLDQEVWRGQTRLFAARVTIVAMGPAGRPVRLPAELRR, translated from the coding sequence GTGACCCACAGCTTTCCCCTCACGGTCTATTACGAAGACACGGACATGGGTGGGATCGTCTATCACGCGAACTTCCTCAAGTTCATCGAGCGGGCGCGCTCTACATGGGTGGCGGAGCTCGGGGTTGATCAGCTGGCCCTGGCCGCTGCGGGCACCGTCTTTGTCGTGCGCCGGATCGAAAGCGACTTCCTCGCGCCCGCCCGGCTGGGAGACGTGCTCGACGTGCGCAGCAGCGTGGCCGAGGCCACCGGAGTGCGGTGGCTCCTCGATCAGGAGGTCTGGCGCGGGCAGACGCGCCTCTTTGCGGCGCGTGTGACCATCGTCGCCATGGGGCCCGCGGGCCGCCCCGTGCGGCTTCCGGCGGAGCTCCGCCGATAG
- the ruvC gene encoding crossover junction endodeoxyribonuclease RuvC, which produces MRVLGIDPGLRSAGWGIVEVCGARLTHVANGQCTSGDGPLAARLLQLFEGLSSVLAAHLPDAAAIEQTFVNKDGAGTLKLGQARGVAMLVVARAGLEVGEYAPNAVKKAVVGVGHADKRQVAHMVGMQLPGVHLAGPDAADALALAICHAHHLQSAGRYDAALARASA; this is translated from the coding sequence ATGCGTGTTTTGGGCATCGATCCGGGGCTGAGATCCGCCGGCTGGGGCATCGTGGAGGTTTGCGGCGCGCGACTCACGCACGTCGCCAACGGGCAATGCACCAGCGGGGACGGCCCGCTCGCAGCGCGGCTGCTCCAGCTCTTCGAGGGGCTCTCGAGCGTCCTCGCCGCCCATCTCCCGGACGCCGCAGCCATCGAACAGACATTCGTCAACAAGGACGGCGCGGGGACGCTCAAGCTCGGGCAGGCACGGGGCGTGGCGATGCTCGTCGTCGCGCGGGCCGGGCTCGAGGTGGGCGAGTACGCGCCCAATGCCGTCAAGAAGGCCGTCGTGGGCGTGGGCCACGCCGACAAGCGACAGGTGGCGCACATGGTCGGCATGCAGCTTCCAGGCGTGCACCTCGCCGGGCCTGACGCGGCCGATGCGCTCGCGCTTGCGATCTGCCACGCGCATCATCTGCAATCCGCGGGCCGCTACGACGCCGCGTTGGCACGGGCCTCCGCATGA
- a CDS encoding energy transducer TonB, translating to MSIGGYLSTIGHVGLIGFVLFGPGFDADPLPMDDIQEVSVLSEAQFDALFAPQPVAPELPVALAEPAPAAEATPAPAPEAAPPETADAPAPAPPPEQEAPALAPEEAPQAEATEEIIVPPAPEAPQAIDEPIVSDRPNARPAPRVAPQPIAPPAPDAQVSEEVQEAAAPEPEAEVVTEAEEEQATSPEEATTEIVTEAEEAPPSGAVTASLRPQARPNRPQPQAEPEPAAETETAAAPAEDEAPVDPLAAALTEALQDQPAAENTPTGPPLTGGERDAFRVALSRCWNVGSLSTEALGTTVVVGFDMNRDGTPVNASITLLTSSGGSNAAAQQAYEAGRRAIIRCGVDGFDLPPEKYEQWREIEITFNPEEMRIR from the coding sequence ATGTCCATCGGCGGATATCTTTCCACCATCGGGCATGTGGGGCTCATTGGCTTCGTCCTCTTCGGGCCCGGCTTCGATGCCGACCCCCTTCCGATGGACGACATTCAGGAGGTGAGCGTGCTCTCGGAGGCCCAGTTCGACGCGCTCTTCGCGCCCCAGCCTGTGGCGCCCGAACTGCCCGTCGCTCTGGCCGAGCCCGCACCGGCGGCGGAGGCTACGCCCGCACCCGCACCCGAAGCCGCGCCGCCCGAGACGGCCGACGCCCCTGCGCCCGCGCCGCCGCCCGAACAGGAGGCCCCGGCGCTCGCGCCCGAAGAGGCACCCCAGGCCGAGGCCACCGAGGAGATCATTGTGCCGCCCGCGCCCGAGGCCCCTCAGGCCATCGACGAGCCCATCGTTTCCGACCGGCCCAATGCACGGCCCGCGCCCCGCGTCGCACCGCAGCCCATCGCACCGCCCGCCCCCGATGCGCAGGTCTCCGAGGAGGTGCAGGAGGCTGCCGCCCCCGAGCCCGAGGCCGAGGTGGTGACCGAGGCCGAAGAAGAGCAGGCGACCTCGCCCGAGGAAGCCACCACCGAGATCGTGACCGAGGCCGAGGAGGCACCGCCCAGCGGCGCCGTCACCGCATCCTTGCGCCCGCAGGCGCGTCCGAACCGGCCACAGCCCCAGGCGGAGCCCGAGCCCGCAGCGGAGACGGAGACGGCAGCCGCACCTGCAGAGGACGAGGCGCCCGTCGACCCGCTCGCCGCGGCCCTCACCGAGGCCTTGCAAGATCAGCCCGCCGCCGAGAATACGCCGACGGGCCCACCGCTCACCGGCGGGGAGCGCGATGCCTTCCGCGTGGCGCTCTCGCGCTGCTGGAACGTGGGCTCGCTCTCCACCGAGGCGCTAGGCACCACGGTCGTCGTGGGCTTCGACATGAACCGCGACGGCACCCCCGTGAACGCCTCCATCACGCTCCTGACAAGCTCCGGCGGCTCCAACGCCGCCGCGCAGCAGGCCTACGAGGCGGGACGTCGCGCAATCATCCGCTGCGGCGTTGACGGCTTTGACTTGCCACCCGAGAAATACGAGCAGTGGCGCGAAATCGAGATCACGTTCAACCCAGAAGAAATGAGGATCAGGTGA
- a CDS encoding DUF2237 domain-containing protein, with translation MLEKDPSENVLGGPLSPCSLDPLTGFFRDGACNTCAEDQGSHTVCAVLTAEFLAYSKYVGNDLSTPRPEFRFPGLKPGDQWCLCAGRFMQAHEEGCAPQVKLEATHKRALEVVPLEVLEAHAIRTLG, from the coding sequence ATGCTCGAGAAAGACCCATCCGAGAACGTGCTCGGCGGCCCCCTGTCGCCCTGCTCGCTCGACCCGCTCACCGGCTTCTTCCGGGACGGCGCCTGCAATACCTGCGCGGAGGATCAGGGCAGCCATACCGTCTGTGCGGTGCTCACGGCGGAGTTCCTCGCCTACTCGAAATACGTGGGCAACGATCTCAGCACCCCGCGGCCCGAGTTCCGCTTTCCGGGGCTGAAGCCGGGGGATCAGTGGTGCCTCTGCGCCGGGCGCTTCATGCAGGCCCATGAAGAGGGCTGCGCGCCACAGGTCAAGCTCGAGGCCACCCACAAACGCGCGCTCGAGGTGGTGCCGCTCGAGGTGCTCGAGGCCCATGCGATCCGCACCCTGGGCTGA